In one window of Mytilus trossulus isolate FHL-02 chromosome 7, PNRI_Mtr1.1.1.hap1, whole genome shotgun sequence DNA:
- the LOC134726375 gene encoding uncharacterized protein LOC134726375 produces MKFHPSVVGELRHENENLEYKLKLEITRKYVSKYDVIQFLTSGPGHSLWYSKNINQKVLEKVTLAEKQLQVVSSKEIMVYGLAFIPGHGLLLSTDGDTLKIIPENSDEILDSHFAVDSLEPKCIHVTKDNKLAISAISKGPLYPAAGQRVVIVMDMEGNKHSTFEFDKNMERLFTYPWGIASTTNGNVFILDRTDCNCDGRLVVLNQEDGSVIDIFNGREKRSFVPRGIVSTNADNIIITDCDDPELTLHILNNSGKLISYYNTSDIGIQKPFSMCYISVCMVRLCFCM; encoded by the coding sequence ATGAAGTTTCATCCAAGTGTTGTAGGCGAACTTCGCCATGAGAACGAAAATCTTGAATATAAACTTAAGTTAGAAATAACTAgaaaatatgtttcaaaatatgATGTTATACAGTTTCTTACCTCAGGTCCTGGTCATTCGTTGTGGtacagtaaaaatataaatcaaaaggTACTGGAGAAAGTTACACTTGCTGAAAAACAACTTCAAGTTGTATCAAGTAAAGAAATTATGGTTTATGGCTTAGCATTCATTCCTGGTCATGGCCTTCTCTTGTCAACAGATGGAGATACGCTTAAAATAATTCCAGAAAACAGCGATGAAATTCTTGATTCTCATTTCGCAGTAGATTCTCTAGAACCGAAATGTATCCATGTAACAAAGGATAATAAATTAGCTATCAGTGCAATAAGTAAAGGACCTCTGTATCCAGCAGCCGGCCAACGAGTAGTCATAGTCATGGACATGGAAGGAAACAAACATTCTACGTTTGAGTTCGACAAAAATATGGAACGTTTGTTTACCTATCCATGGGGAATTGCTAGTACGACTAATggaaatgttttcattttagacAGAACGGATTGTAATTGTGATGGAAGGTTGGTTGTTTTAAACCAAGAAGATGGAAGCGTTATAGATATATTTAATGGCAGGGAAAAACGGAGTTTCGTTCCAAGAGGAATAGTGTCAACAAATGCTGACAACATTATCATAACGGACTGTGATGATCCCGAGTTAACCctacatattttgaacaattcTGGAAAGCTGATTTCCTACTATAATACAAGTGACATTGGCATACAAAAACCATTTTCAATGTGTTATATATCAGTATGTATGGTCAGATTATGTTTCTGTATGTGA